The following are from one region of the Muntiacus reevesi chromosome 3, mMunRee1.1, whole genome shotgun sequence genome:
- the FNDC4 gene encoding fibronectin type III domain-containing protein 4: protein MPRCLPADSVGTMASLMPLSPYLSPTVLLLVSCDLGFVRADRPPSPVNVTVTHLRANSATVSWDVPEGNIVIGYSISQQRQNGPGQRVIREVNTTTRACALWGLAEDSDYTVQVRSIGLRGESPPGPRVHFRTLKGSDRLPSNSSSPGDITVEGLDGERPLQTGEVVIIVVVLLMWAAVIGLFCRQYDIIKDNDSNNNPKEKGKGPEQSPQGRPVGTRQKKSPSINTIDV from the exons ATGCCCCGGTGCCTCCCAGCGGACTCGGTGGGGACCATGGCTTCGCTAATGCCTCTCTCCCCATATCTAAGCCCCACGGTCCTTCTGCTGGTCAGTTGTGACCTGGGCTTTGTGCGAGCAG ACCGGCCTCCATCTCCTGTGAATGTGACAGTCACTCACCTCAGAGCCAACTCGGCCACTGTGTCCTGGGACGTCCCAGAAGGCAACATCGTCATTGGCTACTCCATTTCCCAGCAA CGACAGAATGGCCCTGGGCAACGTGTGATCCGAGAGGTGAACACCACGACTCGGGCCTGTGCTCTCTGGGGCCTGGCTGAAGACAGTGACTACACAGTGCAGGTCAGGAGCATCGGCCTCCGGGGAGAAAGCCCCCCAGGGCCGCGGGTGCACTTCCGAACTCTCAAGGGGTCTGACCGGCTACCCTCCAACAGCTCAAGCCCAG gtGACATCACAGTGGAGGGTCTGGATGGAGAGCGACCACTGCAGACGGGGGAGGTGGTCATCATTGTGGTGGTGTTGCTCATGTGGGCTG CTGTAATTGGGCTATTCTGCCGTCAGTATGACATCATCAAGGACAATGACTCCAACAACAACcccaaggagaaggggaagggaccGGAACAGAGTCCTCAGGGAAGGCCAGTGGGGACAAGACAG AAAAAGTCACCATCCATCAATACTATTGACGTATGA